One Apostichopus japonicus isolate 1M-3 chromosome 14, ASM3797524v1, whole genome shotgun sequence genomic window carries:
- the LOC139980146 gene encoding uncharacterized protein produces the protein MSTDEALTMKTLLIRCRNKKGTLTRAINSISTLIREDAGIDSVKELLEKANTNLEAIEEAHQAVIEKLVEEDKFILEEEWMADVVSKFIAVKIEVERYVDLSRKGPERISEAPEGDEEQRLTDNDDNGIFTKNSNVSHCVSSKEVNDITDGNNSNVDMKNGEGLPHLSSNRYSSSCDSNYVFGFNELKLALELPKAEVFEFNGDPTDYWYFITNFEVNVASKLSGDAARLQYLLQLCKGKARFCIESCALLGDEGYESAKAILKRQFGQPHLILNSLMSKLVSRKSIKANDGESLWKLISDMQRCYVTLTQMGYVNDLNSTSNLLKIHSLLPVYLQTGWANVAQKIHESREPEFNDLLSYLTGQAEISSNMFGRNIGKSSSVVSDEKPRVKSNFMRGRSLKCFACDDDHRIFDCESFCNMSYNQRLDIVRTKRLCFRCLFPGHSVAKCRRDTVCTFCQSNKHNDLLHPPPNQENISVMANTAVCGSNVFLRILPVTVTGNNGNRVHTLAILDSGSDTTLCSESLRKKLGVKGKPTSYTSSTVNGVGSTFDITVRGENESNDLSITALSVPKLPNSDDSVPSARDLNRWQHLKLIPWGDISRYNLELLIGADVPEAFWVMDERRGGTGDPYGVKTPLGWSVMGPTGFSGRSDRKNIHRISCCSNGEILSLLKSSWSVDDASIGEGDSVQDKRAKGILESTASLTSEGHYQIGLLWKEDYHYLPSNKPLAESRLRNIKRKLLRDNVMRQKYTETVEGYIAKGYAERVQGEGKAGNVWYLPHHPVVHPHKDKVRVVYDCAAKWRDTSLNSCLLKGPDTINSLVGVLHRFRQQRIALVADVEAMFHQVQVISEDRDVFRFLWWPGGNLESEPLEYRMTVHLFGATSSPACAGYALQRTARDNELHNQDIVGKKAIQFIRNNFYVDDLLASVDDPTVAIEVVERIRSILSKGGFRLTKWVSNDRAVLQSIPESERAPNLRNSLETLPTERTLGVSWNAENDNFLFNVSLPDKPFTRRGLLSISSSIFDPLGFAAPFVVIARCLLQDICRKGSDWDKPLTDEELVTWKKWLQNVPLLSSIQIPRWLQLDNAQRVQLHVFCDASQRGYAAVAYLRVIGADSEASCSFIQGKAKVSPMKPVSIPRLELMGAVLAVTLYTSIKQEIRFDLDDVIFWTDSVIVLGYIRNEDKRFKTFVANRVSKIHDLSSPNQWRHVGSKENPADDGSRGTYDLGTWLSGPSFLSKKESAWPSLKHDDIDLSGDTEIGKSVVLNVTTLVNDNFSEQLISRFSSWTKLVKVLAWVFRFVNKCRGSLAASGINLSVSEIEASETTIISWV, from the coding sequence ATGTCAACGGACGAAGCCCTTACGATGAAGACGCTGTTAATACGGTGCAGGAATAAGAAGGGGACCTTGACTAGAGCAATTAATTCTATTTCTACTCTCATTAGAGAGGACGCAGGAATAGACTCTGTGAAGGAACTCTTAGAGAAAGCGAATACAAATTTAGAAGCAATAGAAGAGGCACATCAAGCTGTGATTGAAAAGCTTGTGGAAGAAgataagtttattttggaagaagaatgGATGGCGGACGTAGTCAGCAAGTTCATCGCCGTAAAGATCGAAGTCGAGAGGTATGTAGACCTAAGCAGAAAAGGGCCCGAGAGGATCTCAGAAGCTCCCGAAGGCGACGAGGAACAGAGGTTAACCGACAATGATGATAACGGTATTTTTACTAAGAATAGTAACGTTAGTCATTGTGTTAGCTCTAAGGAAGTTAATGATATTACCGATGGTAATAATAGTAACGTAGACATGAAGAATGGTGAAGGTCTTCCACATTTAAGTTCAAATAGGTATAGTTCTAGTTGTGATTCCAACTATGTATTCGGGTTTAACGAACTCAAATTGGCATTAGAGTTACCGaaggctgaggtatttgagttTAATGGAGACCCCACAGATTATTGGTACTTCATAACCAATTTCGAAGTTAACGTGGCAAGTAAATTGAGCGGTGATGCCGCGCGTTTGCAGTATTTGCTGCAGCTATGTAAAGGTAAAGCGCGTTTCTGCATCGAAAGTTGCGCGCTTCTAGGTGACGAAGGTTACGAAAGCGCGAAGGCAATTTTGAAACGTCAATTTGGTCAACCGCATCTGATTCTGAATTCTTTGATGAGTAAATTGGTTAGTCGCAAATCGATTAAGGCTAATGACGGAGAAAGCTTGTGGAAGCTCATATCCGACATGCAGAGGTGTTACGTTACCTTAACTCAGATGGGGTATGTAAATGACTTAAATTCAACAAGTAACCTTCTTAAGATTCACAGTTTGTTACCTGTTTATCTTCAAACTGGGTGGGCAAATGTCGCCCAAAAGATACATGAGAGTAGAGAACCAGAATTTAATGACCTTCTATCGTATCTGACAGGTCAAGCTGAAATTTCGTCTAACATGTTTGGTAGGAATATAGGCAAGTCGAGTAGCGTAGTGAGTGACGAGAAACCTCGCGTGAAATCTAATTTTATGAGAGGTAGATCTCTTAAGTGTTTTGCCTGTGATGATGATCATAGGATTTTTGACTGTGAGTCGTTCTGCAACATGAGTTACAACCAGAGGCTAGACATTGTTAGGACAAAGAGGTTGTGTTTTAGGTGTCTATTTCCTGGTCATTCGGTGGCTAAATGTAGAAGGGATACCGTTTGCACTTTTTGTCAGTCTAACAAACACAATGATCTACTTCATCCTCCACCCAATCAAGAGAATATCTCTGTTATGGCAAACACTGCTGTTTGTGGTAGTAACGTTTTCTTGAGAATTCTGCCGGTTACAGTGACCGGTAACAATGGTAATCGGGTGCATACCCTGGCTATTTTGGACAGTGGGTCAGACACTACTCTGTGTTCAGAATCCCTAAGGAAGAAGTTAGGTGTTAAGGGAAAACCGACGTCTTACACGTCTTCGACGGTTAACGGAGTCGGTTCAACATTTGATATTACCGTTAGAGGGGAGAATGAAAGTAATGATTTGTCAATAACTGCTCTTTCTGTTCCAAAACTAcccaatagtgatgatagtgtCCCCTCTGCTCGTGACCTCAACCGGTGGCAACATTTGAAACTTATTCCCTGGGGGGATATCTCAAGATACAACCTTGAGCTACTAATAGGGGCGGATGTTCCCGAGGCATTTTGGGTTATGGATGAGAGGCGTGGTGGAACGGGGGATCCGTATGGAGTAAAGACACCCCTTGGTTGGTCTGTTATGGGTCCTACAGGTTTCAGTGGTCGTAGCGATAGAAAGAACATCCATCGTATATCTTGTTGCTCGAATGGAGAGATCTTAAGTTTACTTAAAAGTTCTTGGTCTGTAGACGATGCGAGTATTGGTGAAGGTGATTCTGTCCAAGACAAGAGAGCCAAAGGTATATTAGAATCTACTGCCTCACTTACTAGTGAAGGTCACTACCAGATAGGACTTCTGTGGAAGGAAGATTACCATTACTTGCCTTCCAATAAACCGTTAGCTGAATCACGTCTAAGAAACATAAAACGTAAGCTATTAAGAGACAATGTAATGCGTCAAAAGTATACAGAAACCGTAGAAGGTTACATTGCGAAAGGTTATGCCGAACGGGTTCAAGGTGAAGGTAAGGCTGGTAATGTTTGGTATCTGCCTCACCATCCAGTTGTTCATCCCCACAAAGACAAGGTCAGAGTAGTCTATGATTGTGCAGCGAAGTGGAGGGATACTTCATTAAACTCGTGTTTATTGAAAGGCCCAGACACGATAAACAGTCTCGTGGGTGTTCTCCACAGATTTAGGCAGCAGCGAATTGCACTAGTTGCTGACGTAGAGGCAATGTTTCACCAAGTGCAGGTGATAAGCGAAGACCGCGATGTCTTCAGGTTCTTGTGGTGGCCTGGCGGTAATCTAGAAAGTGAACCGCTTGAATATAGAATGACGGTGCATCTCTTTGGTGCCACGTCAAGTCCAGCTTGCGCCGGCTATGCGTTACAGCGCACGGCCAGGGACAACGAGTTACATAATCAGGACATTGTAGGTAAGAAAGCCATTCAGTTCATAAGGAACAACTTTTATGTAGACGATCTTCTGGCTTCAGTCGATGATCCAACTGTTGCAATAGAAGTTGTGGAACGCATTAGAAGTATTTTAAGTAAGGGCGGCTTTAGACTCACGAAGTGGGTTAGTAACGATCGTGCCGTTCTCCAAAGCATCCCAGAGTCCGAAAGAGCTCCAAATTTACGTAATAGCCTGGAGACTCTTCCAACTGAGCGAACACTGGGAGTGAGTTGGAATGCCGAAAATGACAATTTCCTCTTCAACGTGTCGTTGCCCGACAAACCCTTTACAAGGCGAGGGTTATTGTCAATATCAAGCTCGATCTTTGACCCATTGGGTTTTGCTGCTCCCTTTGTTGTCATTGCACGGTGCCTCTTACAAGATATTTGTCGCAAAGGGTCTGATTGGGACAAACCCTTGACGGACGAAGAACTTGTGACATGGAAGAAGTGGCTTCAAAATGTTCCTCTTCTTTCATCTATACAGATCCCTCGTTGGCTACAGTTAGATAACGCACAGCGCGTCCAGCTTCACGTGTTTTGTGACGCATCTCAGAGAGGATATGCTGCAGTGGCATATCTCCGCGTGATAGGTGCTGACAGTGAAGCAAGCTGCTCATTCATTCAAGGAAAGGCCAAAGTCAGCCCAATGAAGCCCGTGTCTATTCCTAGGCTCGAGTTAATGGGCGCGGTTCTTGCAGTGACGTTGTACACGTCGATCAAACAAGAGATTAGGTTTGATCTCGATGATGTTATATTTTGGACGGACTCAGTGATTGTCCTTGGGTACATTCGCAACGAGGATAAGCGGTTTAAAACCTTCGTTGCGAACCGAGTGTCCAAGATTCATGATTTGTCCTCTCCAAATCAATGGAGACATGTAGGCTCCAAAGAAAACCCAGCCGATGATGGCTCGAGGGGTACGTATGATTTAGGAACGTGGCTCTCCGGCCCAAGTTTCCTTTCGAAGAAAGAAAGCGCATGGCCTTCACTGAAACATGATGATATTGATTTGTCTGGAGACACAGAAATAGGAAAGTCTGTTGTCCTTAATGTAACTACTTTAGTTAATGATAATTTTTCTGAGCAGTTAATCTCCAGGTTTTCATCGTGGACCAAGTTAGTCAAGGTGTTAGCTTGGGTCTTTCGCTTTGTTAATAAGTGTAGAGGTTCATTGGCAGCAAGTGGCATAAATCTGTCTGTATCAGAAATCGAAGCGAGTGAAACTACCATAATTTCGTGGGTTTAA